The Deinococcus aquaticus genomic interval TTCGTGGGGGTGATGGTAGTACGCGTCCGTGAAGTGTCCGCGCCTGTGTTCGGGGTTGTGGTGCCTGCCGGTGCGGTAAGTGTGCTCGCGGATGGGCCGGGCGTACGCCTCGTCCAGCGCGTCCCCCTCTTTCGTGAAGTCCCCGGCGATGTCGGCGGCGCGGGTGATCGCGGCGGCCAGCACCACCCCGCCGGGCCGGACGGCGCGCGCCGCTTCGGCCAGTGCGCGGGCGCGGTCCCGCGGGTCGGTCAGGTGGTACAGCGGGCCCAGCAGCAGCGCCGCGTCCGCCCCGGCATCCGGGTAGGGCAGGGCGCGGGCGTCCCCCAGCGTCACGGACGACAGGCCCGCCAGCGCCGGATCGGCCCGCAGGCGCTCCGCGTGACCGGGCATGGCGTCCAGCGCGTGCACGGCGTACCCGGCGCGCAGCAGTTCCCGCGCGTACACGCCCGCACCTGCCCCCACGTCCAGCACCGTCGCGGGCGCGGGGGGCAGCAGGCGCGACAGCATCTCCAGTGTGCGCATGAACTCGATCAGGCCCAGGCCGCGCGTCAGGCGGTCATGCTCGCGGTCCTGGGCGTAGTACGCGGCGATCTGCGTCAGGGTGTCCGGGGTGGCGTCTGGCATGTGCCAGGGTAGGCGAGGCGGCCCGGCAGGCGGAATGCGCCGACTGGCCTATCCGAGACTGGCCTACCCGAGCCGGACCCTGAGTTCCTGCGGGCCGCGCAGGACGAGGTTCGCCTTGAATGGGGGGTGGGGGTCGGTGACGGTCAGGTTCGGGGAGCGGCGGGCGAGCGCGGCGTACACTTCCGCGATTTCCAGGCGGGCCAGGGACGCGCCCAGGCAGTAGTGCGCGCCGGCGGCGAAGGCGAGGTGCCGGGCACTGTTGGGGCGGTCCCAGTCGATGCGGTCGGGGTCGGGGAATACGCCGGGGTCGCGGTTGGCGGCGGCCAGCAGGGTCTGCACGTGCGCGCCGGCCGGGAGGGTGATGGGCTGGCCGTCCGCGCCGGTCGTGGTGAGGTCGCCGGCCAGGGTGCGCCCGTCGAGTTGCACGGGGGAGACGACGCGCAGCAGTTCGTCCGCGACGTTCGGGTGGTCGGGGCGGGCGACCAGGGCGGCCCAGGCCTGGGGTTGCCGGGCGAGTTCGAGGAGGCCGCCGGGAATCAGGTTGCTGGTCGTTTCGTGCCCGGCGGCCAGGAGCAGCACGGCGTTCGAGAGCAGTTCGTCGCTACTCAGGCGTTCGCCCCCGTCCTGCGCGGCGGCCATGGCACTCAGCAGGCCGGGTTGCGGGTCGGCGCGCAGTTCGTCGGCCAGGTCACGGAAGTACGCGCGCATCTCGCTCGCGTCCGCCTCGATGCGGGCCAGGAGGTCCGGGTTGCCTTCCGCGCCGCCCAGCAGGTCCGCGACGCTCTGGGTCCAGCGCATGAATTTCGCCTCGTCGTCGCCGCGCAGGCCCAGCATCCGCATGATCACGCGGGCCGGCAGGGGCGCGGCCAGTCCGGCGACGAGGTCCACGTCCCGGTCGGTGGGCAGGGCGTCCAGCAGGTCGTTCAGCACCGCCTGCACCAGTTCGCGCTGCGCCTCGACCACGCGCGGTGTGAAGGCCGCCTGCACCAGCCCGCGCAGGCGGGCGTGCGAGGGGCCGTTGTGGAACAGCATCATGGGTTGCAGCAGTCGGGTGCCCTGCGTGTCGCCCGGCATCTGCGAGATGATGGCTCCCGAGCGCGCCAGCGGGGAGCGCAGCACGGCGCTGTTCACGGCGTGCGACGTGACGAAGGTCATGCCCCATTCCGGCACGGGCAGCACCCCGGGCGGGTTCAGGTCGCGCAGCGCCGCGTACGCCGGGTACGGGTCCGGGAGGGTCTGCGGGTGCCACAGGGCCTGCACGGACGCCTGCACGCGCTGCTGTTCGGGCGTGAACTCCACCTGGGCTGCCACCGGATTGGTCATGCCCCAGCGTGCGCCCCGGTCTACTCGACCCTCAAGCACCCGCGTCGAGTAGACGTGGCCGCCGCTGCGATACGCTGCGGGCATGCCGCGAGCCTGGACGCGCCTGGAAGACCCGCACGCCGCCCGGCTGGCCCTGAACCCCGCCTACACCGACCTGCTGCGCCTCCTGATGACCCGCGAGTGGACCGCCGCCCCGCTGGCCGCCGCTGCCGGGCAGGCCCTGAACGCCGCGCACCACCGTCTGGGCCGCCTACAGGATGCCGGGCTGATCCGCGTGACGCGCCTGGAGGCGCGCCGGGGCCGCCCGCTCAAGTACTACCGGGCCGTCAGTGACGCCCTGCTCATCCCGTACCACCTGACCCCGCTGGGCAGCCTGGAAGACCTGATCTCGCTGCACGAGGACACCTTCAGCGACCGCTTCCGGCAGGCGGTCGTGCAGGCCGGCGTGCCCCTGGTCCGCCGTGAAGAGGACATCGCCGTGCGCCTGTACCGCCACGCGGGCAGCGTGGTCATGGACGTCACGCCCACTGCCGAGCATTTCGACATGCACGATCTATTACGTCCAGAGGCGCCCGCCCTGACCGTCGAGTGGGGCACCCTGCACCTGACCCGCGAGGATGCCAAGGCCCTGCAACGCGACCTGCACGATCTGCTGGGCCGCTACGCTGCGCGGGGCGGCCCGCACCCGCATCTGTACCGCGTGAACCTCGCACCCGATACCAGCGAGTAGGGAGTGGGGAGCAGGGAGTGGAGGCGGGGACGCCGATCCACTTCCCACTCCCGGTTCAGCCTCTGCGGGTCACGCCGTCCAGGGTCAGCAGCGGGCCGTACAGTTCGGGGCGGCGGTCGCGGAAGAAGCCCATCCCGGCGCGGAATTTGCGGGCCTCGGCGATGTTCAGGGTGTGGATCAGGGCGCCTTCCTCGGTCTCGGCCAGTTCCGCGACGATCTCGCCGGTGTAGTCGCTGACGAAGGTGTGCCCGTAGTACGTCTGGTTCAGGCCGCCCACGACCTCGGTGCCGATGCGGTTGGCGGCGGCCACGTACGTGCTGTTGCTCACGGCGTGGCCGACCATGGCGCGCTGCCACATGTGGTGGCTGTTCGGGGTTTCCACCTCGGCCGGTTCACTGCCGATGGCGGTGGGGTACAGCAGGAAGTCCGCACCCTGAAGCATCATCACGCGGGCCGTTTCCGGGTACCACTGATCCCAGCAGATGCCCACGCCCACGCGCCCATAGCGGGTGTCCCAGACCTTGAAGCCGGTGTCGCCGGGGTTGAAGTAGTACTTCTCCTCGTAACCGGGGCCGTCGGGGATGTGTGTCTTGCGGTAGTTGCCCAGGAGGGTGCCGTCCGCGTCGATGCACACGAGGCTGTTGTAGTGCGCCTGCCCGGCCGCCTCGAAGTAAGAGACGGGCAGCACGACGCCCAGTTCGCGCGCCAGTTCCTGAAAGCGCCCGATGAACGGGTGGCCCTCGAGCGGGTGCGCCAGCGCGAAGTACTCCTCGCGTTCCACCTGACAGAAGTACAGGTTCTCGAACAGTTCCGGCAGCAGGATCACCTGCGCGCCCTGCGCGGCGGCGCTGCGCACGTGACCGATGGCGCGCGTGACGTTGTCTTCGAGTTGATCCGTGACGTGCATCTGCACGACGGCCAGCTTCACGGTGTCGGGGGCTCTCATGCCCCCACGCTACCGGATGGGCCGGGTGAGGATGGTGCGCCCCGCCTTCAGGCGGCCATGACGACAGGCCGGTCTGGCTAGCCCCCGGCGCCGTCCGGGGCGCGGGCGGCCTTTAGAGTGACCGTATGAAGTACGTTTCCACGCGCGGCATGCAGGACCTGGGGAGCTTCTCGGACGTACTGCTCTCGGGACTCGCCCCGGACGGCGGGCTGGCCATGCCCGAGAGCATTCCGACCTTCACGCCCGCGCAGATCGGAGCGTGGCGCGGCCTGAGTTACGCCGATCTGGCGTTCGAGGTCATGCGGCCCTTCATCAGCGACATTCCGGAAGATGACCTGCGCCGCCTGCTGCGCGCCACGTACACTGAAGAGGCGTTCCACAGCGAGGCGATCACGCCCCTGACCCCCCTGGGTGACGCGGGACCGGACGGGGGCGGCCTGTTCCTGCTGGAACTGTCGAACGGACCCTCGCTGGCATTCAAGGACATGGCCATGCAGTTCCTGGGGCAGGTGTTCGAGTACGTGCTGGAGCGGCGTGACGAGCATCTGAACATCCTGGGCGCCACCAGCGGCGACACCGGGTCGGCCGCCGAGTACGCCATGCTCGGCAAGGCCCGCGTGAACGTGTTCATGCTCTCCCCGCACGGCCGCATGAGTGCCTTTCAGCAGGCGCAGATGTTCAGCCTGCACGACGACAACATCTTCAACATTGCTCTGGAGGGCGTGTTCGACGACTGCCAGGACCTCGTGAAGGCCGTGAACGCCGACGCCGAATTCAAGGCCCGCTATGACATCGGCGCCGTGAACTCCATCAACTGGGCGCGGGTGCTGGCGCAGGCCGTGTACTACTTCCGCGCGTACCTGACCCTGAACCTGCCGGACGGGCAGGAGGCGGACTTCAGCGTGCCGTCCGGGAACTTCGGGAACGTGTTCGCCGGGTACCTCGCCCGCAGCATGGGCCTGCCCGTCGGGCAACTGATCGTCGCCACGAACGAGAACGACGTGCTGAACGACTTCTTCACCGGCGGCGTGTACCACGTGCGCCCGGCCGAACAGGTCGCCATGACCAGCAGCCCCAGCATGGACATCGGCAAGGCCAGCAACTTCGAACGCTACCTGTACCTGATCACGGGCAGCGACGCCCCGCAGACGCACGGCTGGTGGCAGGACGTCGGCGAGGGCCGCCCGGTGGACCTGCGCGGCACGCCGCACTGGGACGCCGTGCAGGCCAGCGGCCTGAAGTCCGGGCGCAGCACCCATACGGACCGCCTGAACACCATCCGCCGCGTGGACCGCGAGCACGGCCGCCTGATCGACCCGCACACCGCCGACGGCGTCCTGATCGGCGAGCGCTACCAGCGGCCCGGCGTGCCCATGATCTGCCTGGAAACCGCGCTGCCCGCCAAGTTCGAGGAAACCGTGCAGGAAGCAGTGGGCCGCCTGCCCGAGCGCCCCG includes:
- a CDS encoding class I SAM-dependent methyltransferase, with translation MPDATPDTLTQIAAYYAQDREHDRLTRGLGLIEFMRTLEMLSRLLPPAPATVLDVGAGAGVYARELLRAGYAVHALDAMPGHAERLRADPALAGLSSVTLGDARALPYPDAGADAALLLGPLYHLTDPRDRARALAEAARAVRPGGVVLAAAITRAADIAGDFTKEGDALDEAYARPIREHTYRTGRHHNPEHRRGHFTDAYYHHPHELAGELTGAGFRDVSVYAVEGPAALLRDPDAAMRDPARREGILRALRLTERDPALLGISPHLLAAGVRA
- a CDS encoding cytochrome P450 → MTNPVAAQVEFTPEQQRVQASVQALWHPQTLPDPYPAYAALRDLNPPGVLPVPEWGMTFVTSHAVNSAVLRSPLARSGAIISQMPGDTQGTRLLQPMMLFHNGPSHARLRGLVQAAFTPRVVEAQRELVQAVLNDLLDALPTDRDVDLVAGLAAPLPARVIMRMLGLRGDDEAKFMRWTQSVADLLGGAEGNPDLLARIEADASEMRAYFRDLADELRADPQPGLLSAMAAAQDGGERLSSDELLSNAVLLLAAGHETTSNLIPGGLLELARQPQAWAALVARPDHPNVADELLRVVSPVQLDGRTLAGDLTTTGADGQPITLPAGAHVQTLLAAANRDPGVFPDPDRIDWDRPNSARHLAFAAGAHYCLGASLARLEIAEVYAALARRSPNLTVTDPHPPFKANLVLRGPQELRVRLG
- the aguB gene encoding N-carbamoylputrescine amidase; translation: MRAPDTVKLAVVQMHVTDQLEDNVTRAIGHVRSAAAQGAQVILLPELFENLYFCQVEREEYFALAHPLEGHPFIGRFQELARELGVVLPVSYFEAAGQAHYNSLVCIDADGTLLGNYRKTHIPDGPGYEEKYYFNPGDTGFKVWDTRYGRVGVGICWDQWYPETARVMMLQGADFLLYPTAIGSEPAEVETPNSHHMWQRAMVGHAVSNSTYVAAANRIGTEVVGGLNQTYYGHTFVSDYTGEIVAELAETEEGALIHTLNIAEARKFRAGMGFFRDRRPELYGPLLTLDGVTRRG
- the thrC gene encoding threonine synthase, translated to MKYVSTRGMQDLGSFSDVLLSGLAPDGGLAMPESIPTFTPAQIGAWRGLSYADLAFEVMRPFISDIPEDDLRRLLRATYTEEAFHSEAITPLTPLGDAGPDGGGLFLLELSNGPSLAFKDMAMQFLGQVFEYVLERRDEHLNILGATSGDTGSAAEYAMLGKARVNVFMLSPHGRMSAFQQAQMFSLHDDNIFNIALEGVFDDCQDLVKAVNADAEFKARYDIGAVNSINWARVLAQAVYYFRAYLTLNLPDGQEADFSVPSGNFGNVFAGYLARSMGLPVGQLIVATNENDVLNDFFTGGVYHVRPAEQVAMTSSPSMDIGKASNFERYLYLITGSDAPQTHGWWQDVGEGRPVDLRGTPHWDAVQASGLKSGRSTHTDRLNTIRRVDREHGRLIDPHTADGVLIGERYQRPGVPMICLETALPAKFEETVQEAVGRLPERPARFEGIEGAPKRFEVLPNDVQTLKDFITAKLAGKLATI